ttaTTGTAGATGATGAGATGATCACTGAAAAGGGATAATAAAATGCAATATACTAACATAGCATAGCATCAAAGTTTACTATATTTCAGAATAAACACAATTGGAATCTAACTAACTTAATTGTAGGATTCATGTTAGACACAGGCTGAAATTCTGCAACTGTACTTCGATCAAGACTTTGGATTTCAAACATGGATTGTAACATACCCGAAGATTTAGTGAAGAAGCAACAGTTCGATACTGTAGGCAAGTTTGCAAGCAACTCaggaaagaaaaacaacaaccaGTGTATATCAGTCTATCATGATATAATGTAATCAAACAGCTTGTGATAGTTGAAATTCAATAAAATGCCGGTATTCCACTATAACCAGAAACTGATCATATGGACTGCTGAATTGCCAAAATGTTATATGAATACCcatcatagaaaaaaaaattgttcaattTTAAGAGACATACTAAACCAGACAGAGAAATTGATATGTTCTATTTGTCATATTCTAACACTCAAAATATTATGACTCTATGAAGGAAAGATACCAACCAACATTGAATTAAGTTAACTGGAACCTTCAGTGATAAAACCTTCCTTGCGACCTTCAAAGCCAGGCCGCAAaagctttttctctctctttgcgATTTTACGCATCTTCTTCTGATGAATCCTCTCAGAAATATTATCTGATCTCTTTTGCTGCTTCTCTGCCTTCAACTGGTCCCTTGTTTGAATTCTCTCTTTCCATTTCTCTGCATTCTtctgttgcttcttcttctctttacGAATGCTTTTTTCTAACAGCTTGGGATCATCATGAACCTTAATCCCCGATGCTCTATCCAATGCTGCTTTCCACGATTGCTTCTTTGCAACAGCCTCACCTTTCTGGGGATCATTCTTCGCTTCCTCCAACTTCTTTGCCCTTTCAAGTTCCTTATGCCTCGAaagtttccttttcttcttacCTTGCATTTCACCATCTGTAAGTTTGATATGACCAAACACAAGCTCTTTCGAGGTCTCGGCAGCATCCTTCTTCACTTTCTCCGTAGACTCTTTCTTTGCaactttattttcttcattttcactaCCCCTCTTGCGTTTCCTGTCCTCAAACCCTCTCTTCGCATTTCTTTCCTCCCTCTTCTTTGACCTTCCCGAATTCTCGCGACTTGAACGAAACTCCTCAAGCTTACGATGAAGCCTTTGCCGAAGCTCTTCATAAGTCACAGACCGATTGTCCCCTTCAAGGGCAATGGGCTTAGCCTCACCGTCCTCCTCATCGCTACTCTCATTTGCTTTCTCCTTACCCAAGTTCTGCTTCAACAAGTCAAGAGTAGTGGCAGGGGGATTTTCAGGATCCAACCGTTCCCTTCGAGACTTCTTAATATTCTCCTTAGTTTCCCTCTTCGCCTCAGCTTTCTTAGCCTTGCTGAGACCCTGAAACCACGGCTTATCCTTATCGTCGGTTGGAAGGTAAAACTTGGCAGGGATGAGTTCAATCAACTTGTCAAAGAAAAGAGTATGGTCATGAATCACAGAGTCTAAATCTTGAACTGCATCAGCCTCTGCAACAGAttgttgcttcttcttcctcatcttcttcCCCTGGGTAACGGAACTGAAATTAGTTTCCATTAGGGTTTAAGGTGGGAAAGCCTAGTTACTGAAACTTATGTGAAACTCAAAATTTCATCACTGATAATGGGAAAGCTTGTTACGAAGTTGAACCTATAGATGATAAGAAAATGGAAGAGGGAAATTGGCACCTAAACCTTAGTGCTTTGAAGTAAAAAAACAGCAAACAACACACTCTATTACAGTAACAGCAAAATAATGAAAGAGAACAGTAAAAGAGATGAGAAGAGAAGCACCTGATGCAGCGGCAAGGGAATGGAAgggcagagagagagagagagagagagaaagagagagagagagagagagagagagagagagagagagagagagagactacTATAGTTTCAGACTTTCAGGTTTACTTGTTTGGGTCAGGGAGGTCACTGGGTTAGTTTGGGTCCTAGGGATGAATGAAAAAGTTAAAAGGGATGGCAACGGGTCTGCATGGGAAGGGGGGGACATGCCCCCCGTCCCTCATCCCCAGAAACACTCCCCGTACCAGGGAGCGGAACCAATATCCACCGGATATCCGGATCTCCAGggatttattttagaaaaaagggaaaaattaaaaaattaaaaacaaagaatcaCAATAACAGACATCAATTTTACAGCTGTGGCACTTAAACCAATCAGAGGACTTCCATAGAAGCTAttcatgcatatatatacacatcatCACAGAGTTGCAAGAGATACAAATTCCTTAATCAACAGCTTTAATCCTCATCCCAGTTACAGATTACTATGATTGGCATGTAAATTccaataaaaactaaaactttagaaacaacaaaacaacccAAAGAGTCAACTAAAGTATTAAACCAAATAACATGAAGAGAAAGAGTACATAGAAGCAATCAAAGAATAGCAGCACCCAAGATTCACCTTCAGACGAAGATAAAACAGAGCGAAACACCACACAAACACTCAACCGACCCAAAAGCAAACAACCCCTTTTCACAGAACAAGAAATAGGTCAGAATCCATGAGCCACCACAATCAATTCAGAGAATGAAACCCCATTTGcacaccaaaaaaaaagaaaaaaaaaacaaactgaTATTCATTGTCTTGCAAAATATTACCTAATGAATATTCAGAAACCTAATGGTGcttaatttatgatttattgtACAGGAATTCAAATCATAGAATCCATTGCAAAATATTACCTGAACTATCGAAAGAAATACAGAACACCGTGGATCCGACACAGGAGGAGCAGCAGCGCGACGGCGGGGCGCGAACCTGCGACGGAGAGGAGAGGCGCGATGGCGCCGGGCGCCGCCAATGGATACAGGGCACGGAGAGAGGGAGCTGGTTTGGTCGGTGGGTGAGACTGAGATGGAGGCTGGTGAGGTTCGGTGTTATGGGTAAGGTTTAGGGTTGTTAAATCGGGTCCAGTTATGCTATGCGTCTGAAATGCTTTACCAggcttaaaataaaaaataaaaaacaaaatggcGGGTCTGTCGAGCATGCTCACCCCGCTCCGCATAAGTTCGCGAATTTCGGACTGTTTGTCACTCTTAATTTTGGGTTCAAAtctcaattttaaaaagtttagatttaaattaattaagatttttgtataattttataataattgagtattttttatatttaaagtttaaaattttaataattagaaaataataaaaactaaataattttatttttagataatatgtgttatattttatttttttaatattttaaaaataaataaatttattgtttaaagagaaaaatatttttataaattgtaTATATCCTAAGTACAGTGCTAGAAATTTTGGTATAAATGTATACTAGATACAGTACATTTAGTTTatgcacaaatttttaaattgtatgTATGTCGATTATAATGtactcaaattatattttttgtgtggTTTTAAATGTTTTGTACTCGAGATATATAAGATTTATgaaaatgcataaatatgttATAGATTACACATTTTCATAAAATAttacatttaaataatttaaatataaaaatccataaaaaatattatcaaga
The genomic region above belongs to Arachis duranensis cultivar V14167 chromosome 3, aradu.V14167.gnm2.J7QH, whole genome shotgun sequence and contains:
- the LOC107478080 gene encoding ribosomal RNA-processing protein 14 isoform X1, with translation METNFSSVTQGKKMRKKKQQSVAEADAVQDLDSVIHDHTLFFDKLIELIPAKFYLPTDDKDKPWFQGLSKAKKAEAKRETKENIKKSRRERLDPENPPATTLDLLKQNLGKEKANESSDEEDGEAKPIALEGDNRSVTYEELRQRLHRKLEEFRSSRENSGRSKKREERNAKRGFEDRKRKRGSENEENKVAKKESTEKVKKDAAETSKELVFGHIKLTDGEMQGKKKRKLSRHKELERAKKLEEAKNDPQKGEAVAKKQSWKAALDRASGIKVHDDPKLLEKSIRKEKKKQQKNAEKWKERIQTRDQLKAEKQQKRSDNISERIHQKKMRKIAKREKKLLRPGFEGRKEGFITEGSS
- the LOC107478080 gene encoding ribosomal RNA-processing protein 14 isoform X2: MRKKKQQSVAEADAVQDLDSVIHDHTLFFDKLIELIPAKFYLPTDDKDKPWFQGLSKAKKAEAKRETKENIKKSRRERLDPENPPATTLDLLKQNLGKEKANESSDEEDGEAKPIALEGDNRSVTYEELRQRLHRKLEEFRSSRENSGRSKKREERNAKRGFEDRKRKRGSENEENKVAKKESTEKVKKDAAETSKELVFGHIKLTDGEMQGKKKRKLSRHKELERAKKLEEAKNDPQKGEAVAKKQSWKAALDRASGIKVHDDPKLLEKSIRKEKKKQQKNAEKWKERIQTRDQLKAEKQQKRSDNISERIHQKKMRKIAKREKKLLRPGFEGRKEGFITEGSS